CAATGGTCGTGGCCTGTCGTCTGGCCATGGCTGGCCGTGGTGGTGCTGTCGCTGGTTTCGGCGGTGTGGACGCCCGCCTCGGCCGCTTCGCTGGGCATCGGTGTCGACCGCGGCGCCGATGACCGCGAGGCCATCGGCCGCGCGCTGCAGCGTGCCAGCGATGCCTCGATCGGACTGGTCGTCCGCGCCGTCGAAGGCGCTTCATCGGCCGAGACGCTGGGTGACGTCCGCAAGGGTTCGGGCGTGGTCATCAGCGCCGACGGCGTCGTGCTGACCATCGGCTACCTGATCCTCGAGGCCGAACAGATCGACCTGGTGCTCGACGACGGCCGCCTGGTGCCGGCGCGCGCGCTGGCCTACGACCTTGCCACCGGCTTCGGACTGGTGCAGGCGCTGGTGCCGCTGCCGGTTCCGTCGGTGCCGCTGGGCGATTCGGCCCAGGTCGGCGCCGACGAGACGCTGATGTTCGTCAGCGGCGGTCAGGGTGGCGCGGTGAGCCCGGCGCGTCTGCTGGCGCGCAGCCGGTTTGCCGGCTATTGGGAATACCTGATCGACGGCGCCCTGTTCACGGCCCCGGCGCGGCGCGATCACAGCGGTGCGGGCCTGTACAACCGCCGCGGCGAACTGGTCGGCATCGGTTCGCTGGCGCTGCCCGATGCCCGTGCCAGCGTGCGTCAACCGGGCGCCTGGCTGCATCCGGTCGATGACGAGGTGGGCCGGATCCCCGGCAACATGTTCGTGCCGATCGATCTGCTCAAGCCGATCCTGGGTGAATTGCGCAGCCAGGGCCGTTCCCAGGCCAGCCGCCGGGCGTGGCTGGGGCTGAACTGCAGCGAGGCCGATGGCCGCGTCACGGTGTTGCGGGTCAGTCGCGACAGCCCGGCGCAGGCGGCCGGCCTGGAGCCGGGCGACCGCATCCTGCGGCTCGACGGCGTGGCGATCGACGACCTGGCGGGCTTCTACCAGCACCTCTGGGAGGACGGCGACCCCGAGCGCGAGATCCACCTCGAGATCACGCGCGCCGGCCAGCCGCGCGATCTGCTGCTGCGTGCCGTCGATCGGTCCGTCACGCTCAAGCGCGCCCGCGGCATCTGAGGTCCGCGTCCGAGGCGGCGTCAGACCAGCAGGCCGGTCCGGACGTGCGGGTGCCGCAGGTGCACCCGCAGTTCGTTGAGCAGGCGGGCGTTGTCCAGGCGCCTGGATTCGCTCATGAAGCTCAGCAGCATCGGGCCGAGTTCCCGCTGCGCGTCGGTGCGGCTGATGCGGCGCGGGCGTGGCAGTCCGCACAGGTCGGCCGCGAGGTCGAAGTAGTCGCCCATCCGCAGGTCGCTCGTGTCGCTGGCGTGATAGGCCCGCAGCGGCCGGCCGCGCATCAGCGCAGCCAGGCAGATGCGCGCCAGGTCGTCGGCGTGGATGTGGTTGGTGTAGACGTCGTCCTCGCTGCGCAGCACCGGCGTGCCACGCTGCAGGCGCTCGCGCGGATGGCCGCCGGGGCGGTCGCCGGCGTAGATGCCGGGGATGCGCAGGATGCTGGCTGCCACACCCTGGCGGCGCGCCCAGCGGCGGATCTGCTGTTCGGCGTCGACCCGGCGACGTGCCCGCGCAGTGGCCGGCGCGGTCGGCCGGGTTTCATCGAAACGCGCGCCCGCGGCATCGCCGTAGACCCCGCTGGTGCTGGCGTAGACCAGTCGTCGAACGTTCCCGCCCATCGCCCAGGCGTGCAGCAGGGCACGGGTGCGGGTGTCGTGCTCGCCCGCGCCGGGTGGCGGGGCCAGGTGCAGCACCCAGCCCGACAGCGCAGACAGCCGGCGCAGGCTGGCGGCGTCATCGAGGTCGCCGAGCAGCGGTGTGACGCCGAGCGCGCGCAGCGCCGGCAGGCGCTCGGCTTGCGAGGTGAGGGCGCGCACCCGCAGGCGGCCGCCGAGGGCGCGCACCACGCGCTGGCCGACGTCGCCGCAGCCGATGATCAGCAGGCGCGACCGCCTGAACGGCCGGGGTGGTGTCGCGGCCGGGGCGCGGGCGGCGTCCAGCTTGGTCCGCGATCGACGGGCTGCGGCGCGCTGGCGCCGGGTTGCAAGGGTCATGTGGGGATGCGGTCGATGCCGCCCGAGCGCGGCGAGGGCACAATTCCGGCTGTTTTGCCTGGAGAGGGCGAGAGGATAACGAGATGAATCTGAGCGTGACCGTACAACCGGCCGGACGCAGCTTCGAGGTGATGCGTGACGAGACGATGCTGGGGGCGGCGATCCGTCAGGGCGTCGGCCTGCCTTATGGCTGCAAGGATGGCGCCTGCAGTTCCTGCAAGAGTCGCCTGATCGAGGGCCGCGTGATCCACGGCGCCCACCAGCTCAAGGCGCTGAGCGTGGCCGAAGAGGAGGCCGGTTTCATCCTGACCTGCTGCGCCACGCCGCAGACCGATTGCGTGATCGAGCAGCGCCAGGTCGCGGCGGCGGGCCAGTTCTCGATCCTGAAGATGCCGGTGCGGGTGTCATCGATCGAGCGGCCGGCGCCCGACGTGGCCTTGCTGCGGCTTCAGCTGCCGGCCAATCAGGCTTTCCGGTATCACGCCGGGCAGTACGTCGAGTTCATCTTGCGCGACGGCGTGCGGCGCAGCTATTCGATGGCCAATGCGCCCGAGCTGGTGCAGGGCAGCATCGAACTGCACATCCGCCACATGCCGGGCGGGCGCTTCACCGACCATGTCTTCGGGGCGATGAAGGAAAAGGAGATCCTGCGCATCGAAGGGCCGTACGGCAGCTTCTTCCTGCGCGAGGACAGCGACAAGCCGATCGTGCTGCTGGCGTCGGGCACCGGTTTCGCGCCGATCAAGGCGCTGATCGAACACATGCGCGCACGCGGCATCGTGCGGCCGACCCGGCTCTATTGGGGTTGCCGCAGCCGCGCCGACCTCTATCTGCACAACTGGGCCGAACAGGCTGCCGGCGAGTTGCCTTGGCTGAGCTACGAGCCGGTGCTGTCGCAGCCGCGTGCCGACGATGGCTGGTGCGGTCGGACCGGACTGGTGCATCACGCGGTGCTGGCGGATCTGCCGGACCTGCGCGGTCATCAGGTCTATGCCTGCGGCGCGCCGATCATGGTCGAGTCGGCCCGTTGCGATTTCGTGGCCCAGGCCGGCCTGCCCGACGAGGAGTTCTACGCCGACGCCTTCACCAGCGAAGCCGACAAGCACGTCAGCTGAACACGAGTGGCCCAGACGCAAGAAGGGCCCGCAATGCGGGCCCTTCGAGGCGTCCACCCGGAATATCTGTCAGGCCGCGACAGCCAAGGCTTTGACCTTGGCAGACAGGCGGCTCTTCAGACGGCTGGCCTTGTTCTTGTGGAAGATGCCCTTGTCGGCGATCGAGTCGATCACGCTTTGGGCAGACTTGAAGGTGTCGCTGGCTTTGGCCTTGTCGCCAGTGGCAACGGCCTTCAGCACACCCTTGACGGCGGTGCGGAACTTCGAGCGCAGCGCGGTGTTGGCGGCGTTGAGCTTGACGTCCTGGCGGGCGCGCTTGCGGCCCGACGCAATGCGAACCGTCTTTTTCTTGGCTTTGGAAGCGGTGGCCATAGTGTCTTAAGTCCGGGTGGGAAGCCCGAAAGTATAGCACTGCTCAACCCGGTACTCAAACACTTCAAGTCGGGGCCCGACGGCGACCGGCCCGGATCCGATCCCGGGCACCGGATAATCGACGGTTTTTGCTGTCGGGCCCATGGCCCCGAGCCATGAACCTGCTGCGCGCCGCCTCACTTGTTTCTGCCTGGACGCTGGCATCGCGTATCACCGGGCTGGTGCGCGAGCAGCTGATCGCCGCGGCCTTCGGCGCCAGCAGCGCGACCGACGCCTACCAGGTCGCCTTCCGCATCCCCAACCTGCTGCGCCGGCTGTTTGCCGAGGGTGCGTTCTCGCAGGCTTTCGTGCCGATCCTGGCCGCCAGCCGCGCCAGGCAGGGCGACGAAGCCACCTCGCGCCTGATCGACGCCGTCGCCACCGTGCTGCTGTGGGTGCTGCTGCTGGTCTGCCTGCTGGGCGTGCTGGGCGCGCCGGTGCTGGTGTGGCTGATGGCGTCGGGCCTGCCCGAGCAGGGCCAGGCCGACGCCGTCACGATGACGCGCTGGATGTTCCCGTACATCGGTTGCATGTCGCTGGTGGCGCTGTCGGCCGGCATCCTCAACACCTGGAGGCGTTTTGCCGTGCCGGCCGCCACGCCGGTGCTGCTGAACCTGAGCGTGATTGGCGCGGCCTGGTGGCTGGCGCCGGTGTTCGAGCGCCAGGGCTGGCCGCCGATCCGATCGCTGGCGGTGGGCGTGATGATCGGCGGCCTGCTGCAGCTGGCGCTGCAGGTGCCGGCGCTGCTGCGCATCGGCGTGTTCCCGCGGGTGGGCCTGACGCCTGCGCGTTTTCGTGCGGCCTGGGCGCACGATGGCGTGCACCACATCCTGCGGCAGATGGCGCCGGCGCTGCTGGGCGTGTCGGTGGCGCAGCTGTCGCTGCTGATCAATACGCAGATCGCCTCGCATCTGCAACCCGGCTCGGTCTCGTGGCTGACCTATGCCGATCGCCTGATGGAGTTCCCGACCGCGCTGCTCGGTGTCGCGCTCGGCGTGGTGCTGCTGCCGCAGCTGTCGGCGGCGCAGGCCTCGGGCGAGTCCGAACGCTATTCGGCGCTGCTCGACTGGGGCCTGCGCCTGGTGGTGCTGCTGGCGCTGCCGTGCGCGGTGGCCTTGCTGGTGTTTCCGCAGCCGCTGGTGGCGGTGCTGTATCACTACGGCCAGTTCAAGCCGACCGACGTGAACCAGACCGTGATCGCGCTGATGGGCTACGGCGCCGGGTTGCTCGGGCTGGTGGCGATCAAGGTGCTGGCGCCGGGTTTCTACGCGCGCCAGGACATCCGCACGCCGGTGCGCATCGCCATCACCGTGCTGGTGCTGACGCAGCTGATGAACCTGGCGCTGGTGCCGCTGCTCGGGCATGCCGGGCTGGCCCTGTCGATCGGGCTGGCCGCGCTGGTCAATGCCACCTGGCTGCTGATCGGGCTGCGCCGGCGCGGCAGCTATCGGCCGTCGGCCGAGTGGCGGGGTTTCCTGCTGCGCATCGGCCTGGCCTGCGGCGTGATGGGTGTCGGCCTGGCCTGGGCCGCCCGCGCCATCGACTGGATCGGGCTCGGTGCATCGCCGGGTCTGCGGGTGCTGTGGCTGGCCGGCGTGCTGGTGGCCGCGGCGCTGGCCTACTTCGGATCGCTGCTGCTGGCGGGGGTTCAGTTGCGCCAGTTCGCGCGTCGACATTGAGGCTCTCGATACACTGGCACGATGCTCTGGACCGCGCCCACCCCGCTCGACTACTTCGCCTCGCTGGTCGCCGATGACGACCACTTCGCGTTGACCGAAGCGGCCGTCGCCCTGGCGCAGGACGACCACCCCGAGCTCGACACCCAGTCCGTGCTGGCCACCCTCGACGCCCACGCGCAGGCCGTGCGGCAGCGCTTCGAGACGCCCGCCGGCGAGCTGCACAAGCTGCGCAAGCTGCACCACTACCTGTATGTCGACCTCGCGCTGGCGGGCAACGTCAACGACTTCTACAGCCCGGCCAACAGCCACCTGCACGAGGTGCTGCGCACCCGCCGCGGCATCCCGATCTCGCTGGCGGTGATCTACCTCGAGCTGGCTGGCCAGCTCGGCCTCGAGGCCCACGGGCTGTCGTTCCCGGGGCACTTCCTGATCAAGCTGCGGCTGCCGCTGGGCGATGCGGTGATCGATCCGCTCAACGGCACCTCGCTGTCGCGCCAGGAGCTCGAAGACCGGCTCGAGCCCTATCTGCGGCGCGGCCGCGACTGGGGCGTCGAAGGGGCGGGCGCGCCGGCCGACCTGCTGGCGCCGTTCCTGGTGCCGGCCAGCCCGCGCGAGATCATCTCGCGCATGCTGCGCAACCTCGAGGCCGTGCACCGCAGCAACGACGACCTGCCGCGCATGCTGCAGGTCCAGCAGCGCCTGGTGGTGCTGCAGCCCGACGAGTGGGATTGGCGCCGCGACCGTGGCCTGACGCTGGCCAAGCTCGGCCAGACCGAGGCTGCGATCGCCGACCTGGCGCTCTATCTGCGCCACGCCCGCACCCTCGATGACCGCGCCCGTGTCGCTGCCCAGCTGGAGGCCTTGCGCGAGGCCGGTCCACCGCGTTGGCATTGAAACGGCGTGCGCAACCTGAACCGATGCGGGATTTCCTAGAATCCCGTTCTTTTGTCGCGCATCCATGACCCTCACGCTTGCACAACGCTTTGCCCTGGCCTGGGTGGCCCTGGCGGCGCTGTTGCTGGCCGTGCTGTGGCTGCTGGCGCCCGTGCTGACGCCGTTCGTGACCGCCGCCGTGCTGGCCTACGCGCTCGAGCCGGCGGTCGAGCGGCTGGTCCGCCTGCGTGTGCCGCGCCTGCTGGCGGTGGTGCTGGTGGTGCTGGCGGCGATCATGGTGGCCCTGAGCGTGCTGCTGCTGATCGTGCCGATCCTGTCGCAGGAGCTGCCGTTGCTGCGTGAGCAGATCCCCGTGCTGGCCGCGCGCCTGAACGACACCGTGGTGCCGTGGCTGCGCGGCTACGGCATCCGCGTGAGCCTCGACATCGGCAGCATCAAGACGTTCGTCGTCAAGTACCTCAGCGCCAACGTCGACGACTGGCTGGCCACGGTCGTCAGCTCGGCGCGCATCGGCGGCAGCTTCGTGCTGGCGCTGATCGGCAACGCCGTGCTGGTGCCGGTGGTGCTGTTCTACCTGCTGGCCGACTGGTCGCACCTGATCGAGCGGCTGCGCAGTCTGGTGCCGCAGCGCCACGCCGCGGCGATCCACGGCTTCATGAGCGAGTGCGACGAGGTGCTGGGTCAGTACCTGCGCGGCCAGCTGCTGGTGATGCTGGTGCTGGCGATCTACTACACCGTCGCGCTGTCGCTGGCCGGCTTCGACCTGGCCTTGCCGGTGG
This portion of the Leptothrix cholodnii SP-6 genome encodes:
- a CDS encoding NAD-dependent epimerase/dehydratase family protein; translated protein: MTLATRRQRAAARRSRTKLDAARAPAATPPRPFRRSRLLIIGCGDVGQRVVRALGGRLRVRALTSQAERLPALRALGVTPLLGDLDDAASLRRLSALSGWVLHLAPPPGAGEHDTRTRALLHAWAMGGNVRRLVYASTSGVYGDAAGARFDETRPTAPATARARRRVDAEQQIRRWARRQGVAASILRIPGIYAGDRPGGHPRERLQRGTPVLRSEDDVYTNHIHADDLARICLAALMRGRPLRAYHASDTSDLRMGDYFDLAADLCGLPRPRRISRTDAQRELGPMLLSFMSESRRLDNARLLNELRVHLRHPHVRTGLLV
- a CDS encoding SirB1 family protein, translating into MLWTAPTPLDYFASLVADDDHFALTEAAVALAQDDHPELDTQSVLATLDAHAQAVRQRFETPAGELHKLRKLHHYLYVDLALAGNVNDFYSPANSHLHEVLRTRRGIPISLAVIYLELAGQLGLEAHGLSFPGHFLIKLRLPLGDAVIDPLNGTSLSRQELEDRLEPYLRRGRDWGVEGAGAPADLLAPFLVPASPREIISRMLRNLEAVHRSNDDLPRMLQVQQRLVVLQPDEWDWRRDRGLTLAKLGQTEAAIADLALYLRHARTLDDRARVAAQLEALREAGPPRWH
- a CDS encoding S1C family serine protease, translating into MRLYFSFGPMLRFLRVLHQWQWSWPVVWPWLAVVVLSLVSAVWTPASAASLGIGVDRGADDREAIGRALQRASDASIGLVVRAVEGASSAETLGDVRKGSGVVISADGVVLTIGYLILEAEQIDLVLDDGRLVPARALAYDLATGFGLVQALVPLPVPSVPLGDSAQVGADETLMFVSGGQGGAVSPARLLARSRFAGYWEYLIDGALFTAPARRDHSGAGLYNRRGELVGIGSLALPDARASVRQPGAWLHPVDDEVGRIPGNMFVPIDLLKPILGELRSQGRSQASRRAWLGLNCSEADGRVTVLRVSRDSPAQAAGLEPGDRILRLDGVAIDDLAGFYQHLWEDGDPEREIHLEITRAGQPRDLLLRAVDRSVTLKRARGI
- a CDS encoding AI-2E family transporter is translated as MTLTLAQRFALAWVALAALLLAVLWLLAPVLTPFVTAAVLAYALEPAVERLVRLRVPRLLAVVLVVLAAIMVALSVLLLIVPILSQELPLLREQIPVLAARLNDTVVPWLRGYGIRVSLDIGSIKTFVVKYLSANVDDWLATVVSSARIGGSFVLALIGNAVLVPVVLFYLLADWSHLIERLRSLVPQRHAAAIHGFMSECDEVLGQYLRGQLLVMLVLAIYYTVALSLAGFDLALPVGVFTGLGIFVPYLGFGLGALLATLAGALQFASVYGLLAVLLIYGVGQLIESFYLTPRLVGERIGLHPIAVIFALLAFGHLFGFVGVLIALPAGALALVALRRLRSAYLDSPLFLR
- a CDS encoding CDP-6-deoxy-delta-3,4-glucoseen reductase; translated protein: MNLSVTVQPAGRSFEVMRDETMLGAAIRQGVGLPYGCKDGACSSCKSRLIEGRVIHGAHQLKALSVAEEEAGFILTCCATPQTDCVIEQRQVAAAGQFSILKMPVRVSSIERPAPDVALLRLQLPANQAFRYHAGQYVEFILRDGVRRSYSMANAPELVQGSIELHIRHMPGGRFTDHVFGAMKEKEILRIEGPYGSFFLREDSDKPIVLLASGTGFAPIKALIEHMRARGIVRPTRLYWGCRSRADLYLHNWAEQAAGELPWLSYEPVLSQPRADDGWCGRTGLVHHAVLADLPDLRGHQVYACGAPIMVESARCDFVAQAGLPDEEFYADAFTSEADKHVS
- the murJ gene encoding murein biosynthesis integral membrane protein MurJ; amino-acid sequence: MNLLRAASLVSAWTLASRITGLVREQLIAAAFGASSATDAYQVAFRIPNLLRRLFAEGAFSQAFVPILAASRARQGDEATSRLIDAVATVLLWVLLLVCLLGVLGAPVLVWLMASGLPEQGQADAVTMTRWMFPYIGCMSLVALSAGILNTWRRFAVPAATPVLLNLSVIGAAWWLAPVFERQGWPPIRSLAVGVMIGGLLQLALQVPALLRIGVFPRVGLTPARFRAAWAHDGVHHILRQMAPALLGVSVAQLSLLINTQIASHLQPGSVSWLTYADRLMEFPTALLGVALGVVLLPQLSAAQASGESERYSALLDWGLRLVVLLALPCAVALLVFPQPLVAVLYHYGQFKPTDVNQTVIALMGYGAGLLGLVAIKVLAPGFYARQDIRTPVRIAITVLVLTQLMNLALVPLLGHAGLALSIGLAALVNATWLLIGLRRRGSYRPSAEWRGFLLRIGLACGVMGVGLAWAARAIDWIGLGASPGLRVLWLAGVLVAAALAYFGSLLLAGVQLRQFARRH
- the rpsT gene encoding 30S ribosomal protein S20, producing MATASKAKKKTVRIASGRKRARQDVKLNAANTALRSKFRTAVKGVLKAVATGDKAKASDTFKSAQSVIDSIADKGIFHKNKASRLKSRLSAKVKALAVAA